A stretch of Mastomys coucha isolate ucsf_1 unplaced genomic scaffold, UCSF_Mcou_1 pScaffold3, whole genome shotgun sequence DNA encodes these proteins:
- the LOC116075537 gene encoding ubiquinol-cytochrome-c reductase complex assembly factor 2 — translation MAALRYRRFLKLCEEWPVDETKRGRDLGAYLRQRVAQAFREGENTQIAEPEACDQMYESLARLHSNYYKHKYPRPRDTSFSGLSVEEYKLILSTDTLEEFQEMDKSMWKKLQEKFAPPRPEEKHKAWARVLSRPRT, via the exons ATGGCCGCTCTCCGCTACCGGCGTTTTCTTAAGCTCTGTGAGGAATGGCCAGTGGACGAGACCAAACGGGGCCGGGACTTGGGCGCTTACCTGCGGCAGCGGGTAGCGCAGGCCTTTCGGGAGGGAGAAAACACCCAG ATAGCAGAACCCGAGGCCTGTGATCAGATGTACGAGAGCTTAGCACGGCTGCATTCAAACTACTACAAGCACAAG TACCCTCGCCCCAGAGACACCAGCTTCAGTGGCCTGTCCGTGGAAGAGTACAAGCTCATCCTGTCCACAG ACACTCTGGAAGAGTTCCAAGAGATGGACAAGAGTATGTGGAAGAAGCTTCAGGAGAAGTTTGCACCCCCGAGACCCGAGGAGAAGCATAAAGCCTGGGCTCGGGTCCTGTCCCGGCCGCGGACCTGA